TAGCTACTCTTGCTAAGGTGGGCTGAGAGATGCAGTTCCTTTCTGGCCAATCACTGTAAGGTTAATCATTACTCTCATTTTAACTGggataaatatgttttttcatctgtaaagcaTTTTTCTACTGTTCCAAAAATTGCTTTAATATTTGGCAGGTACCATTTTAAAGGCCATTTTTATTGTCACATTTTGCTTTCCTCATAAAACTTCTAATTTCCAATCTTTAAGATTTAGGATACTACACAGCATGAGACGCACTGCATATCACAGACAGCAGAGAGTCAGACACACAAAACCCAAGTATTTGTTGTGCTGTGACACGATCGATACACCACTATCGTGGTAGGTAGCCACAAAATTACACATCACAGAGCAAACCCAGCATTAGTTTACACTGAACTTTTGCTTTTGGCAGCTCTACCAACACTATTGCTAGTGTGTGTCTTATTATTCCTGTCATTTTTATCCCCCATTGTGATGATAAACAGACCACCAGGTCACTCAAAACAGTTAAGATCCCAGAACCTTGCATTAGCTGCAGATAAAAGGAGATTTAGAAGCAACAGGGGCAAAACAAATCATGTTCTGTAATTATCAGAATACATTTTCTCCAAATCCTGTACCGAATATTCGCCTGTAGGAGACAAAGctgtatttgaatttaaaatttaagacagTAAATTTATTACGGTGGTAAAATACTCTGTCCTAGTCAATTCATAACCTTCTTTATGTAGGTTATGAGAAACAGGTCTCTTATAATTGAATGTAGGAAGTATAATTTGTCACAATTGTGAAATCTACGATCTGTTATAAGTAGATAATTAAATTCTTCAATTTAATACAACTTGCTAATAATTATAACTGGTGGTGGTGAGTTTGTTTTCAGTGTTGACACGCAAAAGACCATTTATTGGAGAATTCAAGTACTCCTTTGGGTATTAGCAAGATAAACTATTCTGCCCTGAGATTCTAGAATTCTAAGTTTCTAGCCTGTATGGGGACCACACACCATGACTGCTTCGGAAAAAAGTTATTTGCTTGCCTAAACTTGGAAACATCCACAACACACccaatttaaataataaatatctgaAGATGCTTTAAAATGAAGGTATGACAACCAAAGAAAAGTTATTCACTGGATTGGAATGTTAATGATGTTACAAAATGAAATTGTCTCATTGATAAATAAACTGTCAATCGCAAATATGATTTAATAGGATATACTgcaaaaaaagtttatatatttatataaaacaggCTGACTTGAATTAAGACTGCAATAATTATATCATTACTATCATCTTATATGTCAAAgtatgttttgtcttttaaagagcTTCCAATTATATTTCATTGCATTTCCACAAGAACCCTCTGTGAAGCAGGTAGGGAGGATTATATTACTTTCTTTGTTCAGAGAAAAAACTAAAACCCACTAAGGAAAATAGGCCTCAGTACAAATTAGTGGCAAAGATTCTAGTCATGTGCTATTCTAAACCCTGCTGAAGAAACACCCACATAAACCACACAGATCCCAGCTAATATGTGGACTTTTCTttacttgaaataaaattattttacttgacTTCTGTAGATAggcttatatttatatttgttgaaaattagttttaGTTGAGGCCTCTCTTGAATTGAAgacaagtaatttttaaaatgggaaaccaTGActagataaataatttaattaacaaaatggtCCAAAGATTttggctacttaaaaaaaattaaaaaaaaaatcctgtactTGAAGGCATTATTAGTTAAAAGAgccttaaaataatgttttacattCAAAACATCATTTTAACATTAAGCCTAAACACTTAGGAGTTGACAGTTTACTTGATCAGATCTAAGATACCATAAGTAACCAAAACTGAGTGAATTTTCATGGCAGATTTAAAACTGGATATGACACCATCAAGTTAAAAATACCAGTACCTGGACAAGACACAGTCACTGCAGAAAATCAGTACTATAGACCACGCCATCACTGAAATCTCCTCAAACCCTTTTTGAAAGTAGGCAGGAAACCTTATATAAAATACTGACCTGTATCACCTCTGTTTTGAAATATAGTCATGGCTTCGAGATTTaatgcacacacacccctcatgAAAGCTTTCTTCATGGAATCTTCAAAGTGCTCTTTTTCATGCTGCATTCTTTGAATCTCAgcttttgcattttccaaagcTCCAGATAACTAAAtaaggggaatttttaaaaagaagaaaaatatttgagacaCAAGGATattaattattcaaaaaatagACTTACACtgtgaagttatttattttttacaaaaggCAGGCTATGGTTATTTAGAGTCACAAGGAGTTGGCTGACTCAATGTGACTCAAACTGCAAGGAAACCATTCTACTTCACTACATTGAGTCCTAGGGTTTCCCAGACTGGCCGGAGTGCTGCTTGGTGCCCATTCACGTTTACAAGTTTCTCACTGAGGGCAATCTGTGACTCTGAGAGATTGGTCAAGTAGCTGTTGAGCATGGTCTCAAAGTCACTGGGAATTATCTTGGGTACTTGGTTAACCAGGCTACTCAAGAAGCGGCCCACGCTATCGTCAGCTGACACCTTTCCAGACAGCACATGGTCTGTATACTCCAACACTGTGCTTAGGGTATCCTGGATGTGACCAATGCCCCTACTTGCTGCAAATTGCTTGAGTCTGAACAACTGGTTGGGGCTCCAACAGGTCTTCATGATCAGGTCAACTCCAATGTATTCAGTGTCATAATATGCATATTTCACTGCCAGAGGTGTGAATATCACCCCCACGGTACTCCCAGGGTCACCCATTAAAGTGCTGACATAGGCCCTGATGCTCATGGAGGCTCGTGTCCACAATGAGGTGAATGGGGATGGGGACTGCCCTGCCATAGTGCTCATGGATCAGCACAGGGTGCTCTGTAATATCACCGCCTGTTGGGTACCAGCCATGTCAACAGTTATCTCATCCTCTGACTCGTTGGGAGGTACTGAAAAGAAGCTGTTAGTGACTTCTGTTGATTGCCTGTCAACAGTTCTCAGCAGGGTCCCAATAACTCCGGCAGTGCTCCCATTGCATGGTGGCTGTCCGTGATGGAGGCCAAAATGAGCTGGTGTGGCTGGACCACATGGCTGCATTTAAATGATGCATCTTACCTCTACTGTCTCTACCACCAAACCATTCTCATTTCTAACCATAAAATCAAGTTTCAAACAAGGGGAATTTCACGCCGATCCCACCAAAGGTTGCCGATGTGTTTTAATTATACCAAACAGATATGCAGACtattaaacaaaatacattaagaaCCACAGACAGGCTCTTATCTCTTCAGGAAAAAATACCTAAATGCACTATTAACAGAATCAATCTTTCTttcgtttgttttctttctttctttctttctttctttctctttctttctttctttctttttctttctttcttctttctttcttttttctttctctctctctctttcctttctttctctctctctctctaactaaACGTTATCTatagaatttaaagaacaaagtgACATTAGTTACAACAGTCTATCCCGCAGACCAAGTCTGAAGGGACtgaaattttttttgcatgtcaTTTTGAATTGCAGAAAATTACTTATACAATGAATCTTATTTTTGACATTAAGAACTTAGTGctataatgatgaaaaaaaaggggctttaaaaaatatttgatttcaaaAGGCCTACTGCATTCTTCActatggtttttatttcattttgggtctcaaatattttcctttggaaacaatgtttattttattagtaaaagTCAATGGGAAAATAACTTCAACTTATATGCAACTGCTTTATATCAACCTTATCAGAACATAAggataaacatttttgttttgggtCTTTACTTTTGGCTCAATAAAGGCCAAATGAAGAAGCATGGGAAAGCATGCTTTCTTAGAAAGGTAAGGATCTATAGGTGATTtacatttccaaaggaaatgtACATGCAAGACTGCCAAACAAGTCTGGAGCTCTGTAGGTCTGACTTACCAGTGTTCTCTGCCAGGAAGTCTCATTTGAACCCACATGGCATTAAACGGAACTGGAGAAATGGGTTACTCTGCCCAACTATAAacagttttttatctttttaatttttattaaaagaaagtggaagtataaaaaaaagtttaccacAGCAACTCTGGTTTCATAATCATTTGAAATCTGGACACAAACTTCTTCCGCTCTTGCTTGACAAGCTCGTTCTACCACATCTTTCCACTGCTTCTGTACTATGGATCTCCAGCCTTTCCAGACTTTCTTCAGTAAAGTTCTCTGGAAGTACTGGTCAGCTAGTTTACCTTCATAGACCTAAATGAAAGTAATATACCTCAAAAACACAGTGACTGGTGAATATATTGGTAGTGATATTAAAAGACATAATGTAACCCTGTGGTAAGCAGTGTATGTACGTTATCAACTAATCCTGTGTAATCATATAATTATATCATACCTCCTGCAGACAGGAGAacaggcttagagaggttaagtaagctGCCCAGGTCACACAAGTAGAAAGGGAGAAGCCACCTTGCCTCATTTCAGAACCTAAGATCCTATCTTTATATCATTGCTGTATGCCACCAATCgaatttaggaggaaaaaacaaaaaacaaaaacaaatgaaacgaGTAACTTGCCATTGGAGTTATGAATCTGCAGCACCTTTTAGCTGAAAGCAAGCCTAGGCAAACTAGAGAGAGTGGCTGCAAGGTCAAGAGGGTGATGCCCGTGGCTGCAGGTGTCACTGCTTCCTCTTTGACCTGGTGGCCGCCACCGCAAGCAAGGCTAATTGAATTCACACACTTTGCCACCATATATACACAGTGCCAAACAGATCCAGGTAGAAGCATATGCCAGTCTTCTTTTATCAatgaatttaaattcttttgatGAAGTAGTTccaatttcaattttcttaaatttaaaaagctattcaAAAACtgatggcaggggcgcctgggtggcacagcggttgagcgtctgccttcggctcagggcgtgatcccggcgttatgggatcgagccccacatcaggctcctccgctatgagcctgcttcttcctctcccactccccctgcttgtgttccctctctcgctggctgtctctatctctgtcgaataaataaataaaatcttaNCTGCAGGTGTCACTGCTTCCTCTTTGACCTGGTGGCCGCCACCGCAAGCAAGGCTAATTGAATTCACACACTTTGCCACCATATATACACAGTGCCAAACAGATCCAGGTAGAAGCATATGCCAGTCTTCTTTTATCAatgaatttaaattcttttgatGAAGTAGTTccaatttcaattttcttaaatttaaaaagctattcaAAAACTGATGGCAGTCTCAACTATTTCAACTAACATTTAAACATAATATATTCTCATTATTTCACTTGAtaaataactttcaaaatatGGCTTTCTCATGTAAATAGCTCTTTTCAATATGATTAGTGTAGAATTAATCTACTCAgattaataataaacaataaaagcaCTAGAAAGTATCCTTTAAAGAGAAATCCTGTTCCATGATAGTAGTACCTTTTCTGTAAGTTTACTGTCTTAGAAGTAAATGCACAGAGATCACGCCATGGCTCACATGAGcaacaaataaaacacacacacacatccatcccCTATACTCTTGAGTCTCTGTACTCTGTCTTCCTGTGGGATATACACATATTCTCATACTTCTCCACTTCTGAtacagtaatttatttatttatttatttatttatttattttttttttaaagattttatttatttatttgacagagatagaNTTCCACTTCTGATACAGTAATTTATTATTCTTAGTTTATATTTACTCTGCTATACTGAGTCAGctcttatttaattaaaataaagatgttcaagtttaaattaaaacaaactaaaGATAATTTCTAAAAAGCTATACAGATATGGCTTTCTTCGATTCTCACTCTAAGGCAAGTCTACACAATAAACATTCACACAATTTTATAATATATCAATATAGTACTGGCTCTTTATGAAGAGGATATATTCAGGCATTTCTGAAGTAGAAACAATATAAGAAGCATTGATATGTTAaagattataaattctttttcaaCATAATCACATCTAACATTAAATTTATTAAAGGGGTTCCATGAGGGCATCTATAAGTCAGGTATGATCCTTACTTACTATGAAGTAGGAAATGACAGATCAATTGGTCTATAAAATATaagaggtatttttttccccaaactataTCAAAATCCTTTGAAATAAGAGCAAcactaaattataaattcattttgatttattaGAAAACAAATCTTTCTTTGACTTTAACAATAACTCTAAAATGTGATCCTAAACCCTTTTGAGTTCAGGAGTCTAATATCTGTCAgttaccattttgtttttatacttacaTCCTGTCTGGATTTAACATGGCCAATTCGCCAGTGGAAGAATGTTCTCATCAACTCTATCCTTTCCTTTTGCTTGCCTATGGCATGAGACAAGCTAGAAATCACCTGTAAACGGCAATTAACCCAATTGTGATGTTACAATAACAGTAATTGAAGTGACTTTCTCATACATCATAAAATGCCCAATACCTATGCATCACCAGTATATTCATCCAGTTAACCTCATTATTCTCTTTAAACAGACCAAAAGACCACATGAATGCACTACATATCAATGAATGAAGaggcacaaaagagaaaagaaagaaaaatcttcattatGTGTACTTGGTAATCACCAAAAAAAGTTTATGTATATGAAAATTAATATGGTCATTGACATTTAATTCAAGAAACACAACTACACATTTGAATATTTTGCTATGTATACAGAAAGTCTTTGTTCACTAGACTTGAGGGCGGGACCaggttttaaatatctttctggTCCCCAAATACATTTGGTACCTTGGATGAGAAGTTGCTAAGAATTTTCTGGATTTAACAAACTCATAAAAGCAAACAATAGGTATATTATAATGTActtcttcagtttttccttctttaggaaaaaaaatctatgaaggCTTTTAAATCCTAAAATGATATTCTCTCTTACAAGAACTGAGTagctgaaatatatatatttgaaactgGCCATATTAAAGCAAGATTTAGTAAATTGGGCATATTTACTGAGAGAGATTTATTCTGgctctttaaataattttcaaaagtggAAAAGGGCACACATGCTAAGAcattagtaatattccatttcttgAGCTCTATGGTGGCACACAGCTGTTCATCTTATTCATTTTCAAACTGGGGGCATGTACACTCTTTTGTGTGTgatactttgaaattaaaaaaaatacatatatttaatatattttagggcgcatgggtggctcagttggttaactgtctgcctttggctcaggtcatgatcccagcacggggatcgagtcctgtgtcggcctccttgctctccttctccctctgccgttcccacCCCTCAGATGTTTGcgcgcttaaaaaaaaaaaaaaaaaaaaaaaaacccccNaaaaaaaaaaaaaaaaaaaaatgctccctaTGTCtataataaaaggagaaagacttcatcaatgaaaaaagacatatcacaaataaaatgtgagatATTTAAAATGGCCCCTAAAAACATGGTTTAACATGTGGGTAATGCTAGCTCCCATGATGTTCTCTTAAGAGCAATTAGGGAAAAAAGACTGGGGAAAACAATTAGTGTTCCGACAGCAtgcacttttaaaatttcaagcaCACTGATGTTGGTGACGAATGAATGACCCTGGGATGTTTAATAGGATGaatgtatcttatttttatgcatctatttttttttttccagtttctgaaaCAATCTTCCCTTTGTATCTTGTATGGCCTAAATAACCAGTTCCTGGTGTTTATTACCTAGCAAGATCTTTACCGCAtctcacttaaaaagaaatataaaagtgaaGACCTCATCTTTTCTCCCGATGGAAACTTCATAGGCTTTTTGCAGCTCCTTCAAGCTGTTGATCTGGTTGCACAGTTGTTTTAAGTGTGCtgcatgcttttctttctcttttttcatctccATTCGGTGCCagtcaataaaattaaatctccATTTGCTTAGTTCAGATATGACGTTTGTCTGAAAAATAAGTACACCAGCAATTAAGCAGTTTAACACTGCTTAAAATTACactgaaattaagaaacattaaaaataatcagaacaaGCAATCAACATAAGAGCTATTTATAAAAACTACTAATGAAAATGTTTGCAAGTTCAACAGTCACAGCTCTGTTCAGTTCACATTTGCCATACTAgggaagtgaatttttttttactcttttaagttATTTTGTATGAAACCTTGttgttctttaataaaaatttcaggtCTCCTTCACTGGTAAACAGATACTTTATTCAAGGACTTTAATGTCCATATTAAGATGGATCAGGGAAAGCAGAAATGCGGGGGTTGCACCTAGGCTCAGCCATAGGACTGGGGAGTTATTTAGATAGAGGCGGATAGTGGAAACCATGGGGACTGAtgctttcttcccccaaatcattTATCACAAAGGACATCTTACAACAGATTGCTACGTCTGATCCCATTTTACCCTACTGACTGGCATAagtaaaaataccaaataatcaTGTTATCAAAAAAACTGGGTAACAATATGATTAACTGAACATAGAACAAATTAAATGTCTGGCAGTAGCTAGTCCACTGGACTTGCACCATGATTAGAAGTCTGAAACCTGTTCCAAGGGGCAAAATGGTAACAACTATACTAAAAGATTACTTCTAGAATTTATGGTTCCAAATCATAGAGAAATATAAATGCCATAGAACTCTCATGACTGTAATTTCACTGTGAATATGAAATCAGTTCTCTCAAACTATGTTTCAGAAAAACTGTCATTTTCTCCGttataatattaaaaagcaaaaaaaaaaaaaagccatttctgtAATACTTTGTTCTATTTAGAGGCCAATAATATCACTAAAATAATCGGTTTGTATAGTCTTAGCAGTTACACACTGTGGTTGCTAAAagcagttataaaatgaatatacgTTGCTAAAATTGGATCTTGTGTTTCATATGAAAGGAGACAATTCCCGTAGTCACAGCTATGATATGGTAAGGGTTCAATAGGTGTCTCTGTCACACATAGgctgagctttttaaaaacatctgagAAATGCAGTGGAACCTGCAGCACTGTTTCAGCAACTATTGAAAAGTATGCTCTTCAAAGTATGGGTCCTGAACTagcagaatcacctgggagcttgttagaaatgcatcaTCTCGGGCCCTGGTCAAGACCAACTGAACGACAAGCTGCAGCTTAACAAGATCCCCAGAAGATTCATATGgacattaaagattttatttatttattgacagagacagccagcgagagaaggaacacaagcgggggagtgggagaggaagaagcaggctcccaggagaggagcctgatgtggggctcgatcccagaacgccgggatcacgccctgagctgaaggcagacgcttaacgactgcgccacccaggcgcccctcatatggACATTAAAGACTGAGAAGTACAGATTTAAAACAATGGACTGATCTTCTCAGGAAACTGAAGATTCTTTTCACAAAATCTTTTGATTcaaagaaaacagtaaataatGGGATCAGGAGCAGAAATGTTACACTACATACTAAACAAACATAATTGAACAAGTGTAATACCTTAAGCCCTGAACTCCAAAGATCCAGTACATTTTCCATCTTCTGAAGGTTTtcatcagaaataagaaaatcgCTCACAATGATTTCATGGACGTCTGCATGACTAGAAACAGACGCCGGTGAGGAAGAGTCACCTAAGAGGTTAGAACTGAAAAAATCCATGACTGGGTGTGAGGGCTTCCTCGGTGACGACACTGGCGATGAccctggagaggagggaaaggtgtGGTAGTCAGGCTGGAGGATGGAAAACCCACATGTAAGGAGTTCTAATGGAGGGTGAGGTGTCAGTTGCCTACGGAGGCAGCGCAAAATGCAGAGAAATGACCTTTCAGTATACTTACTCTTAAACTGCACTTAGGCTGAAATTAATACTGTAATTTCAGTACTGTCACTGATTCAGAACTGACCAGCAGGAGATGCCacctaccctccctcccccaaaacaacTTCTATCCCAATCAAGGATGCTTCATATATCCAGGTccagcctgagctgaaggtatTATCATCTGCATCATCATATCAACATTTACCAAGTGCTCACTATGTTCCTGTAATAAAAGTGTTGTAAAGATGAGTTCTCATAATACATGCTGCCCTAAGAGACAggcattattatctccattttactgatgaggaaacaggttcagaaagGTAAGCAGCTAACCAAGGTCCCAGTGGTTGTATACAGATCATTATTACTTTATGTAAAACACTGGTATGGGTTTTAACACCACTTAAATGCAACTCTCTAAGAAGAAAGAGGCTAGAAGTTTGGTGTTATCAGACAATCAGTTGTAAGGCACACTGTTGGCCTTCAACATATAGGTGacaatatatacatctatatatgtaTACCCATATATATGTAATTCCCACCCTCTGCTCATATACGTGGTGGGAGGATGGCGGATGGAGGTAGGGGTGAAAGCCAGAGCCAGAAGGAGAACTGGCATCTACCTTTAAAAAGCACAACATAGAAAAGGTTACTATTTTATCACACGTGCCTGTTAGATTTAGAGACTATTTATTATCATTTCTCACATATCTTGCTTTTGTTATAAGGGTCCTAATAACCAAGATTAAAAGGCCTCCCTGTCTTCCTTAGTGAATGAGATAAGTCAAACAAAGATAAAGCTACTATAGAACTTGTTACTTCAAAGTAAACCAAGAATTC
The Ailuropoda melanoleuca isolate Jingjing chromosome 3, ASM200744v2, whole genome shotgun sequence DNA segment above includes these coding regions:
- the POC5 gene encoding centrosomal protein POC5 isoform X3 encodes the protein MEVGKGCDLNISSHSKTDGSSPVSSPRKPSHPVMDFFSSNLLGDSSSPASVSSHADVHEIIVSDFLISDENLQKMENVLDLWSSGLKTNVISELSKWRFNFIDWHRMEMKKEKEKHAAHLKQLCNQINSLKELQKAYEVSIGRKDEVISSLSHAIGKQKERIELMRTFFHWRIGHVKSRQDVYEGKLADQYFQRTLLKKVWKGWRSIVQKQWKDVVERACQARAEEVCVQISNDYETRVAVLSGALENAKAEIQRMQHEKEHFEDSMKKAFMRGVCALNLEAMTIFQNRGDTGLAFTNKKEEYGPGVQGKEHSAHSDPLAPPMPSVAALSPSPPAAAMGAGSAAAFPSAASITPAGATSASSAHLPVSATLGAGSAAPAASEEMYVPRVVTSAQQKAGRTITARITGKCDFASKNRISSSLAIMGVSPPMSSVVVEKHHPVTVQTIPQAAAAKYPRTIHPESSTSASRSLGTRSTHTQSLTSIHSIKVVD